The genomic segment CGTTTCTGAAACAACACCATATTTAATTAAAAATCATTTAAAAGCGCCGAGGGGGGTAAAAAGGGCTTCCAGAATGCAGCATCGTATTTCCACCATGCATGCCCACCCATCGGCACCCTGCCCCCATTCACCTTATAGTAATAAGCAGGCTTTAATTCCAAAGAAAATAAAGAAGCCGTTATTTCATTTGGAATAATAAAATCTGCAGATAAAGCGCCCATATAAGAGAAAAACAAATCTTCACTGGAGCCCGCGGCAAGAAAAACCGCAAGGGCAACGGGGAATTCCTCCAGTAGACTGATGCATTTTTTGGTTCTGCGTAAACTTAATCCGCCATTTCCCACAAATACTTTAATGACTTTGCCATACTCGCCTTCAAACAATCCAAGATTCACAAACAACTCATTACCATCGGCCCATGGCGCACCAATATAGTCAAAAGGTTTATTGATCCATAGATCCAGCTCATCACGCAAAACAATGGCATCTGTTTGTAAAATCAATATATATTCATATAATTCGAAGCGCCGGTAAAAAGAACCCGCCAAAAGCAGGCGATTATAGCCCTCAATACTTGCAAAATAATGATCTTCAAAACACACAAAAGAGATATTAGGATAATTGGCCTGATAATAAGCACGGTCAATACTTTCTGGCGCAATAAATTGTGCTTTTCGCCCGGAAAGTGCTTGCAAAGACACATCCAGAGAATAGCGCTCTATTTCAGTCAGAGCGGGCTTATAGAGCGGAATAAGCACAATCACTTGTTCTTGCATAAAAACCTT from the Iodobacter fluviatilis genome contains:
- a CDS encoding DUF5672 family protein, encoding MQEQVIVLIPLYKPALTEIERYSLDVSLQALSGRKAQFIAPESIDRAYYQANYPNISFVCFEDHYFASIEGYNRLLLAGSFYRRFELYEYILILQTDAIVLRDELDLWINKPFDYIGAPWADGNELFVNLGLFEGEYGKVIKVFVGNGGLSLRRTKKCISLLEEFPVALAVFLAAGSSEDLFFSYMGALSADFIIPNEITASLFSLELKPAYYYKVNGGRVPMGGHAWWKYDAAFWKPFLPPSALLNDF